The window TCATGTGCCGATATCTTGGCCGTCGCAGCTCGTGACTCCGTCGTTGCAGTGAGTCGCTCAATCAACCATGCAGCCCGCCCAGCTTCGAACAATTATTTTTGCTAATTATCGATTATAAGCATAGATTATTAGTTAGGGTGAAAGGCACCCATAATTTTTCTCAGAAAAATGAGTCGTATGGGACACATGTACAGTCATTCATTCTtctggaccatccatttagaTTAACCTACTCAGCCAAAATCATAGTTattggatgatcataaccatccaatccatgcttGCAAAATGATGGCTAGATAAGTTATAACAAGCAAGGTCCTATCATCAAACTAGATGGTCCATAAGTTGCACCCCACCTTATATGATCATGTAATTCAAGAATATCTATGATCTAGTCATGGTTTTCTTCCCATCATTGGTTCCAGAAAGCTGACTTTTTAAGGAGAAGGGTCACtgattggatggtttagatcatctgaTTACTATGGTCTTTCCATGATGACCCATGAAGACTTGTCTAGACTGAATGAAAGGCCCATATTCATGTTTTGAACTGTCCTTGCTTCCAATATAACTTGCACCCTGCACGACTCATTCCGAGTCGAGATGGAGTCATTCTCCCAACCGAGTTTCATAGCGAATCAGCTCGAAAtccagtcgagtcgagttgactgaTCAGAGTTttgagtcgactcactgagttttagaactctGATATCAAGATCAATCCTACCACATCTAAGTCGTTTCTTACACGTATAAATACACATTTTTACTCTACTAAGATATGTATTTCCTCCTTATAATCATCCTGCAGCTGGGAGGCCAAACGTACATTGTACCGTTGGGCCGAAGAGACTCGAGGACTGCCAGCAAGGACGAAGCAGACAACCGCATCCCAGCGCCGTTCTTCGACTTCCCGGCGCTACTCTCCAACTTCCAATCACACGGGCTGACCCTCGAGGACCTCGTCGTCCTATCTGGGGCCCACACGATTGGCCTGGCCCGGTGCACGGCTTTCCGCAACCACACCTACAATGACACCGATATCAACCCCGACTTCGCCAGCTCATTGAAGGCCCAGTGCCCGGTGACTGGAGGCGACAACAACACCGCGCCGTTGGATGCTACGACAGCGTCGTTCGACACGGTATACTACAATGGGCTGTTGTATAGGAAGGGGTTGCTACATTCCGATCAAGAGCTTTTCAAGGGTGATGGGAGTGCCAGTGATGGCCTGGTGAGGTACTACAGTGCTAACCCAACTGCATTTTGGGCTGACTTTGGTGTGTCCATGGGCAAAATGGGAAAATTGAACCCCCTTACTGGGTCTGATGGGGAGATTCGTTTAAATTGTAGGAGGATGAATTGaggccgttcatcaagtgggcccataatGGTCCATAGTTTAGCTTGAAATTTGTTGCATTTTTTTGGGTAAACTATTTTTTGGAATAAATGCCCATTTTTTTACTggattatatatattttcttcattAATGCTTTACTTATTGATCACTGTTATTATATTTACATAGCTTATATTCATGGTTTATACATGAAATGGATACCATGGGGTCGGATTCCTTGGAAGATTCCGTCCAAGTCAATGTATTACTAGGCTTGTTAGGCTTTTTACATTTAAGATTTGTAAAGAGTTTTAATGAAGATTTGATCGACTGCTTTAATTTGTTCATACTCTTTGATTTACCAATATGTAAGTCTCTTAGATGGATCATGGTGAGTTGGGTaattgtgatgtagagcgggtcgcagacagtttcatggccaagatggatcagaaaaggcccggtcgacgacagaagtgatccggaccatcggaccttagatcggccGTATCTCACAATCtagaatgagttacctgacgtaaaatatatgattttggggtagaacgagctactttagccaaccaacccagctatgcgtagctcggaattgcgaaaaacccttggatcgacggtcgtttccctattttaatttcgtttttactataaatagtaagttttagtttgcttataactcttcatctgtcgagctttaggagttgcgcccaacgtggaaagagcttagaataattaagagaacggtttggtgaagctaaataggatacttactatttttggccgaaaaccttgcgcactagtagacatcatgaccgtctataaatagtaagtttactatttatagtaagtcgcggattctaggagtttgagttgtagtttgattctgatttctttctcattgcttggtacccctatttaaagggttgtgaactcgtttttattcatcaattaatcaatttcgaatttcttagaatttatttctattttctgctttctttcctcgtggattcgagaagtctctgtgaggagtccagagaagctctgtggattcggagtagttatcctcatcacgttcatccctgcgtcaaattGAGTTCTATTCGATTAAGGATTTTCAACAAATAATCTAAAGTCGTTATGAGTTTAACCTTTTATCAAGATTGGAATGATTGATCAACGTGGGCAGTTAAACTAATTttgtaaattatttttatttaaaaattaatttttaaattatcATATGCATTGTTTTATAAAATTAAcggttcaaaattatttttaaaatgagaTTAGTTATGACTATGGTATATGATGAGCGCATAACAATAAGCCTTAAGACCATATGCAGAAGAATTAATATATATACGATAGTACCAGATAAAGTGTCATGTACACCAATGCGATGTGCATGTGAAAATGTCAAAACTTGAATGAGTTCCACTCAATCAAAGTTCTTGTGTAGTTATTATGTAAGTATATTGTACATGTTGTTTATAATTTAAGTAACATACAAGGATTACTATTTAAAAAATCTCTTTTATGACAAGGAAAGTGTGGTGCCAAATTCTTATAAGTTTATAAATATATGAAAGCAATTTAAAAATGTTCATAATATTTTATACTCTAGAAAAGCTTTGTTGAAACGTAAAATATATAGAAACCATGAGGTGGCTAGTTTGagagaagaatgagagagaaacaAGAAAGTTGATCCTcttttatttaatatttaaacAGTGAGATTCATCCTCGTGAAGGGTTTGGATTGCAGCAACGACTGCTCATATTGCCAGCGAGGCAAACCGATATTTCTGTTTTCGGAAAGAACTCGCCGCATGATCTCACATGCACCCTTTATTTGAGCACGCACAAATGTGCAAGAACATGTTAGATGACTGGGGTTTGGTAAGATTTGGCCGCtctgtcagatggacggtttggattagaccAAAGCCCGTGATGGTTGGGCATGATCGAACCCAAACAGTTCTGTCTGTTCAAACTGTGAGCAGcgggaaaatgaaagaaaagagaggaaaatccTCTTTTCCGGATTTTCATCGGGTCAACGCCTTGTTGACCCGAACAGTGGTCCTGTGCACAACGAGTGTACAGACCTCTGATGCACGCACACtatgggtgtggggcccacgttaatgctcagttagatccacaccgtcaatccatttttgtTGGCCCTATTGAGACATTTGGCCAGAGATGTGGCGGATCCAGAGCTCTAGTGGCCCATACTGCTATAATTTTAGCCCTTAATCATGGATTTTTAGTAATTTGACAGCCTGACTGTATTTGAAAATGACCGTCAGTGGTTATAATGGTTTGTAGCTTGATTTGGTGAAAATTTAATAATTATTTCTACGACTAGCTAATCCTATATCTCAATTGGACGAATGATTGCTCGTTTGAATGGCTGGATTGTTTTAGAACGGATCATCAACTGTCCATGAATCCTTTAGAGTATCTTGAGGAGTCTAAAGGGTGATTTTGATTATTGCACCCCTCATCGAATAATGTTAGGTCCCAGTCTAATGTCTCATCTCAAATCCAATGATATATTTTTGACTTTAATAGTCAGATCGGAACCCGAAAATCAGGTTTCCCAGGGTTCCTGGCTTAATGTAACGGGATTTCAATGATTGCTTTCAAATTATGATGGTTCGATGGTTGTCAACAGTCGATCAATTGCTAGGTTAAGAATTATGGGTCGATGGACAGTGGATTTGATGATGTGGCGGTCCAGTTTGAAAAttaacagatggatggatggaaccATAAATGAAGGTTACTTCTAACCGTCAGATTTGTGCTAGAATGAAGATTGAGTAGTTTCATAAGTTAGGTTATcgggtaacacccaagtactaaaaatacggggtgttacagtctaaAAAGCCATTTTTTAGGCCTTTGTACCGTCGGATTTGCAGTGGCACCGCCGGGGTCGATCCCCACTCTTTAAAGTTCAAACTTTCATTCTTTTAAGTATTTTTGGTAAACCCTACATCCCTCATTTTAGTTCCGAACATGTGTGAATGCAAGCATGGATATGCACTCAAATCGACAAATCAAAGGTAACACCCAAGGATTCCCAACTCCAAGTTAGCAAAAATTTGAGACATTATagaaggggagtagccaatccgtttccgagttCATGTATGGCTACTTATTTCTCTGGGGATTGTGATGAATATGTGGTAGAATTGTGCATGTGTAATGGTGCTATGTGTGTGATATTGGGGCTATGCAAATTGTGAGAAAATGTAAGCCTAAACCTCATGTATGTGTGTGTCCCATCACTTGTGTGAATTAAGGATTATGTGGTGCCACCACATGTATCACATTGTGATATAAATGCACACCTTGAGCTATGTGATGAAGCAGCACATTTGTCATTGCCGAACTGTTTTAACGGTCAATATATGTGACCCACTTAACCCTAGGGTCTTGGATGTATAATGGCCAACGGATAATCGTATATGTTAACAAGTGAGACCACCTAGTTGTAGGCTTAAATGCAAGTAATGTAACTTTTATAGAATAGGAAGAAATGAGATTATTTAGCCACAAGGGTAATGTATAAAACATCACCATTAAACCTTATGCCACATGCGGAAATGTCATTACTTAATCTTGAGATAGATGTGTGGGAATTGTAGCTATTAAACTCCCACGAATGTGATGAAAGATGGCCATCCACACATGTAAAAATGTGATCGAATGTGGCCACCCAACTGTTTGCTGGATGAGGTAAATTATGGCCACCCAACCATGTGATAATGTTTGGAATTTTGGCCACTTAATCGTATGTTAATGTGTTAAGAATACGACCTCTTAAGTACATGATTTGATAAGATGTCGTGATATGTAATATTAGATAATTCAATGCTCAAAGAATGCGTAGCTTAATAATGGTTTAATGAActttaaattataggattttGGGAGGTATCAATGTGCTAAGTAAGAACATGTGAACATTCGCATCACCCCAATAACCAAGTGAGAAAAGTATGTTAAGGTGTGGAGCCAGCACAACAGagcgctactcgaccagtcgagggcttgctcgactcaaagtccagcgagcagggTTTTTTGgggctcgatcagtcgagggttACGCGGATTTTACActaactacgtaaatttgaggtggtttcgcaaGAGTGcagaaggaaagttgcctaaattataaataaggGTTCCTAGGGCTATTTTAAGGTATTCTAAGGTGTATGCAAAGGGTTTTTTATATACATCCAAAGAGAAAAAGGATCTCTTTGCATGGGAGCATTGAGAAGGTTAGTACATTGCTTGTAacttcgttttcttcatagtgaaagtttgcacccgtggttttttttatccttgttagggtttttccatgtatattctgtcttgtggtttgttggtatGTTTTGATTCTACTTTTAGATTATAGTTgatcttcttgtttatcattttgtGGGTGAGAATGGAAATTAGATCTCAGTTCACTTACGTTGTTGGCTTGCtgtgcaacaactggtatcagagcaattGGTTTAATTCAAGTGGGAGCAATGACGGAAGAagagaagactagaattgagaagttcgatgattcaaactttgccttctgaaaGATGTACATGAaggattatctatatcagaaggacatctatattcctctaggaggaaaagagaagaaattagagaagatgacagattatgaatggtctttattggatgggaaggctttaggaacgatccgactctctttgtctaagagcatcgccttcaatatatccaaagtgaagaccacaaaagaattaatgcaaGCTCTAACtacgatgtatgagaaaccctcagcatccaacaaggttcatcttatgaaacggcTATTCAATATGAATATGTCAAATGTTGGAAGCGTGGTTaaacatctaaatgagttcaatacagtcacgagccaattgGAATCCATTAGCATCACTTTTGATGACGAGGTCAGGGTGTTATTaatcttgtccagtttgtcagacagttgggatggtttggtgattgtcatgagcaattcttcagggtcgagaAAACTGATGTTCGATGATGTGGCCGatctaattctcagtgaagaatttagaagaaagatatcgagagtttcaggggattcggagaatgctctaaatgttgaagtTAGAGGGAGATTGCTGAATAAAGGAGACAATAAACACGGAtgttctaagtcaaggaagaagtccaagggaccgaaagacaaggACGAGTATTGACATTACGGGAAGAAGGGatacatgaaacgtgattgcaggacgcttaagaaacaagaaggaagttctcaaggtgggaaagattcaATGAATCTATCTAAGGAAAGTGACACAGAGGTGTTGATCTTGTCTTTTGATGCacggaatgagtcttgggtcatagactcgggtgctttgtttcatgccacttcgaGTAAAGAAGTTGTGTATAATTATGTGTcaagtgacttcgggagagtctacctggatgatgatgagtcgtgcagtGTTGttagaaagggagacgttcatataagacAGAAAGACGAAACAGTATTGAAATTAAAGGATgttagacatgtaccgagtttaaaACAAAATTTAATCTCAATGGGGCAGTTGGCtgataccggatatgtgacgacattcactagtaattcctggaagatcacaaaaggtgtcttggtgatatctcaaggcaagaaggaagatactttgtacgtgactttcagatcgtatagttcactcgcagtcgcatcaactggagtgaatgagcaattatggcatcagaggttgagaatatgagtgagaaagggatgaaagtgatATTGTTAAAAGGAAAGCTACCAGGGCTAAAcgctattgacttggaattctgtaaTGACTGCATATATAGAAAGCATAAGAGGTAAACTTTAAAAAaataggacgcgctccaaagatgcatctgttgaagcttgtacacactgatatgtggggaccgacacaggtatcatctcttggtgatttacgttattttgtttcttttattgataatgttagtagaaaactgtgggtctatttatTAAagtacaaatctgatgtatttgatatatttaagaagtgaaaagtaatgatAGAAAATGAGATACGTAAAATAATAAAATGTCTCaaatcagataatgggggagagtactgttataagaggtttgaggaatattgtgcagcaaatgaaatcaaacatcagaaaacgattccagggacactgcaacagaacggtgtggctgagcgcattaacatgACTATCCTTAAGCAtaccaggagcatgaggttacatgcagggttgcctaagacgttttgggcagatgctcTAAATACTACCGCATatttcatcaatagaagtcccttagcaccattggatggtgggctaccagaagaaacttagactaggaaagaagtgaaccttacacatctcaaagtgttcggttgcactttatatgttcacattaatgcagaacacagaaacaagctagatgTGAAGTtcaggaagtgcacgtttataggctatgggTAGCATGATTTTGTCTATAGGTTTTGAGATACAGAGAActgaaaaatcatcagaagcaaagatgtagtcttcaatgaaaaagtaatgTATAAGGACAGTGTGAagcaaaataaggccgatgagaaagaattcgtagagttggaagagttaccggacacgggtgttacattGCCACAGGATAAGCAAGTACAGGATCATAATGAGGCAGAGCTACAGATACAGGTTATGAGGAAGTCtcctcgggagaggagacccaaggtccgatactcaccctccttacattatctactgctgacagataatggtaaaccagagtgttttgaagaggcataaCAGTTAGATACACAGGTTAAGTGAGAGcaagccatggatgatgagatggactctcttgaatcTAATCGTacgtgggagctagtcactctacctaagggtaagaaagctcttcataacaagtgagtttatagACTGAAGGAGAAGCACGATaattcgaaatggtacaaggccagatttgttgtgaaagggttccaacaaaagtcAGGTATCGactttattgaaatattttcaccagtggtgaaaatgtctacgattcacatggtcttgagtatagtggctacgaAGGACTTACATTTAGATCAGTTAGATGATAAGACatcctttcttcatggggaccttgaagaagagatatacatgtacAAGCCGACAGGAtccgtggcaccaggaaaggagaacaaggtgtgtagactgaaaaagagtctatatggcctgaagcaggccccgatgcagtggtacaaaaagtttgacAATTTCTTGTTGGGAAACGGTTttaagag of the Magnolia sinica isolate HGM2019 chromosome 7, MsV1, whole genome shotgun sequence genome contains:
- the LOC131252171 gene encoding peroxidase RIP1-like, with amino-acid sequence MSVHCPLFFMAFIAIMATAFHANAQLDPGFYDEVCPQALPTIQAVVEQAVAREQRMGASLLRLHFHDCFATGCDGSILLDDTPTFTGEKTAFPNINSARGFEVIDEIKAAVDSACYGSVVSCADILAVAARDSVVALGGQTYIVPLGRRDSRTASKDEADNRIPAPFFDFPALLSNFQSHGLTLEDLVVLSGAHTIGLARCTAFRNHTYNDTDINPDFASSLKAQCPVTGGDNNTAPLDATTASFDTVYYNGLLYRKGLLHSDQELFKGDGSASDGLVRYYSANPTAFWADFGVSMGKMGKLNPLTGSDGEIRLNCRRMN